One Salarias fasciatus chromosome 9, fSalaFa1.1, whole genome shotgun sequence DNA segment encodes these proteins:
- the LOC115394147 gene encoding crystallin J1B-like isoform X1 yields MALTVADRAVGAIIGAAVADAAAQPMHWIYSPDRLKEVLSDLEPCPEFRPQSANPFYRRTTGEQSCYGDQAYVLLESLSQCGDVSVEDLKQRIYKFFGPGTVYDLPLNDPYRKKGGPKAVLPIDGPWRNGSLKAFFRNVDAGKEDSGCEVDCQMDGVTKLAPVVAMFAGRPEMLEKVEKAMRVTQNNDMCVAVTLAAARILEHFILNGPDPKALDAVLAQMNDPSRQNPQELDRAVVAHLHQVKDNLAKSSQQLIPAVFTNTUALPGAFQGALHGVLTLDQLDEAVRDTMRRGGCTASRSSFIGACFGAQTGVQGIPESWRKRTLRYPLLLELAQNVVKKQQ; encoded by the exons ATGGCCCTGACCGTGGCAGACAGAGCCGTCGGGGCCATTATCGGGGCGGCCGTGGCAGATGCAGCAG CCCAGCCCATGCACTGGATCTACAGCCCCGACAGGCTGAAAGAGGTCCTCTCCGATCTGGAGCCCTGTCCCGAGTTCCGGCCTCAGTCGGCCAATCCTTTCTACCGCCGGACGACGGGCGAGCAGTCCTGCTACGGAGACCAGGCCTACGTCCTGCTGGAGTCGCTCAGCCAGTGTGGAG ACGTGAGCGTGGAGGATCTGAAGCAGCGCATCTACAAGTTCTTCGGCCCGGGGACGGTGTACGACCTGCCTCTCAACGACCCGTACAGGAAGAAAGGAG GTCCCAAAGCCGTTCTCCCCATCGACGGCCCGTGGAGGAACGGCAGCCTCAAGGCCTTCTTCAGGAACGTCGACGCCGGAAAAGAGGACTCTG gcTGTGAAGTGGACTGCCAGATGGACGGGGTCACCAAGCTGGCCCCGGTGGTGGCCATGTTCGCCGGGCGGCCGGAGATGctggagaaggtggagaaagCCATGAGGGTCACCCAGAACAACGACATGTGTGTGGCGGTGACGCTGGCGGCGGCCCG GATTCTGGAGCACTTCATCCTGAACGGTCCCGATCCCAAAGCTCTGGACGCAGTTCTGGCTCAGATGAACGACCCCAGCAGACAGAACCCTCAGGAGCTGGACCGCGCCGTCGTTG cacacctccaCCAGGTGAAGGACAACCTGGCCAAGTCGTCCCAGCAGCTCATCCCGGCCGTGTTCACCAACACATGAG CTCTGCCCGGTGCGTTCCAGGGAGCGCTTCACGGCGTCCTGACGCTCGACCAGCTGGACGAGGCTGTCAGGGACACCATGCGCCGCGGGGGATGCACCGCCAGCCGATCCTCCTTCATCGGGGCCTGCTTCGGGGCACAG ACCGGAGTCCAGGGCATCCCGgagtcctggaggaagaggacgcTCAGATacccgctgctgctggagctcgcGCAGAACGTGGTCAAGAAGCAGCAGTAG
- the nrros gene encoding transforming growth factor beta activator LRRC33 → MPVHGLLPILLCFLPVWRSLTPAWSHPHSSQCQLVLRMAICSNGELSSVPARLPDNIEELQLNYNAIQTLKDASLSRYPSLNTLGLACNKLEKLESKTFEGLKLLESLNLASNNLYIGYQETGLALKKLSRLRVLDLSENKLDDEMVVALLQNLTSIEYLNLSGNLLQRLDEASFRDLHQLRELDLQRNIMFEIDGAFDSTPRLQRLNLAFNYLPCLTNFHMSQLVVLNASHNNLEWFISRQDLNDTFQLDTLDLSNNNLLFFPFLPSRSRLRYLYLSHNAIRFYERFADDATLQNSSATVEFYNLKTQAANVTARLWDDGLHGDISSLEMLDLRENQMDYFPDGFIQKMPNLSRLRMCTNCLDSLNLTSEQFSSSLYELDVSNNRLSQVSADEGTLASLGNLTYFNLSLNDLEKVPVRLFSSLRSIRSVDVSYNNIDLCFPGEAEIDTHSSTCVEWSNIGSLRQLYLKGSNLKTVPTSAFTGLSLTHLELSDNPGLILQESIEPLSRTLQHLGLGNTHMQDFDFSHFQSLKSLNISKNSLERLPSSLLNLNLRVLDLRDNRLSTIPSGQAGVLALSLQTVFLSGNPFNCCQIEWFRTLEAAETVTMVDRSVIECEDLFLITHRVAHPQSVQCIDERGESIVWYILLFVSGCLFAVVILAFVVLAARPQMLPKSIKKNYLSIRLSDTL, encoded by the exons ATGCCAGTCCACGGACTCCTTCCCATCCTGCTTTGCTTTCTACCAGTATGGAGGAGCCTGACCCCGGCCTGGAGTCATCCACACAGCAGCCAGTGCCAGCTG GTGTTAAGAATGGCCATCTGCAGCAATGGCGAGCTCTCCTCGGTGCCTGCCAGACTGCCAGACAACATCGAGGAGCTTCAGCTCAACTATAATGCCATCCAAACACTAAAGGACGCTTCTCTCTCTCGCTACCCTTCACTAAACACCCTGGGCCTGGCTTGTAATAAGTTAGAGAAATTGGAATCCAAGACTTTCGAAGGCTTGAAACTGTTAGAGAGCCTGAATCTAGCAAGTAACAATCTTTATATCGGCTACCAGGAAACTGGCCTTGCATTAAAAAAGTTGTCCCGTCTGAGGGTTTTAGATCTTTCTGAGAATAAGCTTGATGACGAGATGGTCGTCGCTCTTCTTCAAAACCTGACATCCATAGAGTATCTGAATCTGTCCGGAAACCTCCTGCAGAGGCTGGACGAGGCCTCGTTCAGGGACCTCCACCAGCTCAGAGAGCTGGACCTGCAGAGGAACATCATGTTCGAGATCGACGGAGCGTTTGACAGCACTCCCCGACTGCAGCGGCTCAACCTGGCCTTCAACTACCTGCCCTGCCTGACCAACTTCCACATGAGCCAGCTGGTGGTGCTCAACGCCAGCCACAACAACCTCGAGTGGTTCATCTCCAGGCAGGACCTCAACGACACCTTCCAGCTGGACACCCTCGACCTCTCCAACAACAacctcctcttcttccccttCCTGCCCAGCCGCAGCCGTCTGCGCTACCTTTACCTCTCCCACAACGCCATCAGATTCTACGAACGCTTCGCCGACGACGCCACCCTGCAAAACTCCAGTGCGACCGTCGAGTTTTACAACCTGAAGACGCAGGCGGCCAACGTGACGGCTCGGCTGTGGGACGACGGCCTTCACGGCGACATTTCCTCCCTGGAGATGTTGGACCTGAGGGAAAATCAAATGGATTACTTTCCCGACGGATTCATCCAGAAAATGCCAAACCTGTCCAGACTCCGAATGTGCACAAACTGCCTGGATAGTTTAAATCTAACCTCAGAACAGTTCTCAAGCAGTCTGTACGAGCTGGACGtgagcaacaacagactgaGCCAGGTTTCAGCAGATGAAGGGACACTTGCCAGTCTTGGCAATCTGACATACTTTAACTTGAGCCTGAACGATCTGGAAAAGGTGCCGGTGAGATTGTTTTCCTCGCTGCGGAGCATCCGCTCAGTGGACGTCAGCTACAACAACATAGATCTTTGTTTTCCCGGGGAGGCGGAGATCGACACACACAGCTCGACTTGTGTGGAGTGGAGCAACATCGGCTCTCTGAGGCAGCTTTACCTCAAAGGGTCCAATCTCAAGACAGTCCCCACATCTGCATTCACGGGGCTGTCGCTGACACATCTGGAACTGTCCGACAACCCCGGACTCATTTTGCAAGAGTCAATAGAACCTCTCAGCAGAACGTTGCAGCATTTAGGTTTAGGGAACACTCACATGCAAGACTTTGACTTTTCACACTTCCAGAGTTTAAAGTCTCTGAATATTTCAAAGAACTCTCTGGAGCGTCTTCCATCTTCGCTTTTAAATCTCAACCTCAGAGTGCTGGACTTGAGGGACAACAGACTGTCGACGATCCCCTCAGGACAGGCCGGTGTGCTAGCGCTCAGCCTCCAGACCGTCTTCCTGTCAGGAAACCCCTTCAACTGCTGCCAGATAGAGTGGTTCAGGACGCTCGAAGCAGCAGAGACCGTCACCATGGTGGACCGATCGGTCATTGAGTGTGAGGACCTGTTCCTGATTACGCACCGGGTGGCGCACCCCCAGTCCGTCCAGTGCATCGATGAACGGGGAGAATCTATAGTGTGGTACATCCTGCTTTTTGTCTCAGGATGTCTCTTCGCCGTCGTCATTTTAGCGTTTGTTGTCCTCGCAGCCAGGCCCCAAATGCTCCCAAAATCCATCAAAAAGAACTATTTAAGCATACGTCTTTCTGACACTTTATGA
- the sh3glb1a gene encoding endophilin-B1a has protein sequence MDFNVKRFAADAGTFLSRAVQFTEEKLGQAEKTELDAHLENLLVRAENTKQWTERIMKQTEVLLQPNPNVRLEEFVYEKLEKKAPTRMNNHELLGQSMIESGSEFGPGTAYGNALLKCGETQKQIGGAEREFIQSAAINFLTPFRNFLEGDFKTILKERKLLQVKRLDLDAAKTRLKKARMADARAAAEQELRMTQSEFDRQAEITRLLLEGVSSTHAHHLRCLSDFVEAQTTYYAQCYQYMVDLQKQLGSFPSSFSNNNQSSVSGGASISVPTIPVSASLPSVAAGGRGGSAAAAGGFNELRSSNGSRKARVLYDYDAASSSELSLLADEVITVSSVPGMDSDWLMGERGSQKGRVPITYLELLN, from the exons ATGGATTTTAACGTGAAGCGGTTCGCCGCAGACGCCGGTACTTTCCTGAGCCGCGCGGTGCAG TTCACAGAGGAGAAGCTCGGCCAGGCTGAGAAGACAGAGCTGGATGCTCATTTGGAGAACCTTCTGGTCAGAGCAGAGAACACCAAACAATGGACAGAGAGGATCATGAAGCAGACAGaagtcctcctgcagcccaACCCCA ATGTCCGACTAGAAGAATTCGTGTatgagaagctggagaagaaaGCCCCCACGCGGATGAACAACCATGAGTTACTGGGCCAGTCCATGATCGAGTCAGGCAGTGAATTTGGTCCTGGAACAGCCTACG GAAATGCTCTACTAAAATGCGGTGAGACCCAGAAGCAGATCGGCGGAGCAGAGCGGGAATTCATCCAAAGTGCTGCCATCAACTTCCTGACACCTTTCAGAAACTTTCTGGAAGGTGACTTCAAAACCATCCTG AAAGAGCGGAAACTACTGCAGGTCAAACGTTTGGACCTGGACGCAGCCAAAACCAGGCTAAAGAAGGCCCGGATGGCCGACGCTCGAGCCGCG GCCGAGCAGGAGCTGCGGATGACCCAGAGCGAGTTCGACCGGCAGGCGGAGATCAcccggctgctgctggaagGCGTCAGCAGCACCCAC GCGCACCACCTCCGCTGCCTCAGCGACTTCGTGGAGGCGCAGACGACGTACTACGCCCAGTGCTACCAGTACATGGTGGACCTGCAGAAGCAGCTCGGCAG tTTCCCCTCGTCGTTCTCCAACAACAACCAGTCGTCGGTGTCGGGCGGGGCCAGCATCTCCGTGCCCACCATCCCCGTGTCCGCCTCGCTGCCCAGCGTGGCGGCGGGCGGCcgcggcggctcggcggcggcggcgggcggcttCAACGAGCTGCGCAGCTCCAACGGCAGCCGCAAGGCCCGGGTGCTGTACGACTATGAcgccgccagcagcagcgagcTGTCCCTGCTGGCCGACGAG GTGATCACGGTCAGCAGCGTCCCCGGCATGGACTCGGACTGGCTGATGGGCGAGCGAGGCAGCCAGAAGGGCAGAGTGCCCATCACctacctggagctgctgaactGA
- the LOC115394147 gene encoding crystallin J1B-like isoform X2, whose product MALTVADRAVGAIIGAAVADAAAQPMHWIYSPDRLKEVLSDLEPCPEFRPQSANPFYRRTTGEQSCYGDQAYVLLESLSQCGDVSVEDLKQRIYKFFGPGTVYDLPLNDPYRKKGGPKAVLPIDGPWRNGSLKAFFRNVDAGKEDSVDCQMDGVTKLAPVVAMFAGRPEMLEKVEKAMRVTQNNDMCVAVTLAAARILEHFILNGPDPKALDAVLAQMNDPSRQNPQELDRAVVAHLHQVKDNLAKSSQQLIPAVFTNTUALPGAFQGALHGVLTLDQLDEAVRDTMRRGGCTASRSSFIGACFGAQTGVQGIPESWRKRTLRYPLLLELAQNVVKKQQ is encoded by the exons ATGGCCCTGACCGTGGCAGACAGAGCCGTCGGGGCCATTATCGGGGCGGCCGTGGCAGATGCAGCAG CCCAGCCCATGCACTGGATCTACAGCCCCGACAGGCTGAAAGAGGTCCTCTCCGATCTGGAGCCCTGTCCCGAGTTCCGGCCTCAGTCGGCCAATCCTTTCTACCGCCGGACGACGGGCGAGCAGTCCTGCTACGGAGACCAGGCCTACGTCCTGCTGGAGTCGCTCAGCCAGTGTGGAG ACGTGAGCGTGGAGGATCTGAAGCAGCGCATCTACAAGTTCTTCGGCCCGGGGACGGTGTACGACCTGCCTCTCAACGACCCGTACAGGAAGAAAGGAG GTCCCAAAGCCGTTCTCCCCATCGACGGCCCGTGGAGGAACGGCAGCCTCAAGGCCTTCTTCAGGAACGTCGACGCCGGAAAAGAGGACTCTG TGGACTGCCAGATGGACGGGGTCACCAAGCTGGCCCCGGTGGTGGCCATGTTCGCCGGGCGGCCGGAGATGctggagaaggtggagaaagCCATGAGGGTCACCCAGAACAACGACATGTGTGTGGCGGTGACGCTGGCGGCGGCCCG GATTCTGGAGCACTTCATCCTGAACGGTCCCGATCCCAAAGCTCTGGACGCAGTTCTGGCTCAGATGAACGACCCCAGCAGACAGAACCCTCAGGAGCTGGACCGCGCCGTCGTTG cacacctccaCCAGGTGAAGGACAACCTGGCCAAGTCGTCCCAGCAGCTCATCCCGGCCGTGTTCACCAACACATGAG CTCTGCCCGGTGCGTTCCAGGGAGCGCTTCACGGCGTCCTGACGCTCGACCAGCTGGACGAGGCTGTCAGGGACACCATGCGCCGCGGGGGATGCACCGCCAGCCGATCCTCCTTCATCGGGGCCTGCTTCGGGGCACAG ACCGGAGTCCAGGGCATCCCGgagtcctggaggaagaggacgcTCAGATacccgctgctgctggagctcgcGCAGAACGTGGTCAAGAAGCAGCAGTAG